In Manis pentadactyla isolate mManPen7 chromosome 3, mManPen7.hap1, whole genome shotgun sequence, a single window of DNA contains:
- the RANBP6 gene encoding ran-binding protein 6, which yields MAAAGSAGVPSTVSGKQEFYQLLKNLINPSCMVRRQAEEIYENIPGLCKTTFLLDAVRNRRAGYEVRQMAAALLRRLLSSGFEEVYPNLPSDVQRDVKIELILAVKLETHASMRKKLCDVFAVLARNLIDEDGTNHWPEGLKFLIDSIYSKNVVLWEVALHVFWHFPGIFGNQERHDLDIIKRLLDQCIQDQEHPAIRTLSARAAAAFVLANENNIALFKDFADLLPGILQAVNDSCYQDDDSVLESLVEIADTVPKYLGPYLEDTLQLSLKLCGDSRLSNLQRQLGLEVIVTLSETATPMLKKHTNIIAQAVPQILAMMVDLQDDEDWVNADEMEEDDFDSNAVAAESALDRLACGLGGKLVLPMTKEHIMQMLQSPDWKYRHAGLMALSAIGEGCHQQMESILDETVNSVLLFLQDPHPRVRAAACTTLGQMATDFAPNFQKKFHETVIAALLRTMENQGNQRVQSHAASALIIFIEDCPKSLLVLYLDSMVRNIHSILVIKLQELIRNGTKLALEQLVITIASVADTIEEKFVPYYDIFMPSLKHIVELAVQKELKLLKGKTIECISHVGLAVGKEKFMQDASNVMQLLLKTQSDLNNMEDDDPQTSYMVSAWARMCKILGNDFQQYLPLVMEPLIKTASAKPDVALLDTQDVENMSDDDGWQFVNLGDQQSFGIKTSGLEAKATACQMLVYYAKELREGFVEYIEQVVKLMVPLLKFYFHDNVRVAAAESMPFLLECARIRGPEYLAQMWQFICDPLIKAIGTEPDTDVLSEIMNSFAKSIEVMGDGCLNDEHLEELGEILKAKLEGHFKNQELRQVKRQEENYDQQVEMSLQDEDECDVYILTKVSDILHSLFSTYKENILPWFEQLLPLIVNLICSNRPWPDRQWGLCIFDDIIEHCSPTSFKYVEYFRWPMLLNMRDNNPEVRQAAAYGLGVMAQFGGDDYRSLCSEAVPLLVKVIKCANSKTKKNVIATENCISAVGKILKFKPNCVNVDEVLPHWLSWLPLHEDKEEATQTLSFLCDLIETNHPVVLGANNSNLPKIISIIAEGKINETINSEDPCAKRLANVVRQVQTSEELWLECISQLDDEQQEALEELLNLA from the coding sequence ATGGCGGCGGCCGGGTCTGCTGGGGTGCCGTCGACCGTGTCGGGAAAGCAAGAGTTTTACCAGCTTCTGAAGAACCTGATCAATCCAAGCTGTATGGTGCGGAGGCAGGCAGAGGAAATCTATGAAAATATCCCAGGTCTGTGTAAGACTACATTCCTCTTAGATGCTGTCAGAAATAGAAGAGCAGGTTATGAGGTGAGACAAATGGCTGCCGCACTGCTACGACGGCTTTTGTCCTCTGGGTTTGAGGAAGTCTATCCAAATCTGCCTTCTGATGTTCAGAGGGATGTCAAGATTGAACTGATACTGGCTGTTAAGTTAGAAACACATGCTAGCATGAGGAAAAAACTTTGTGATGTATTTGCAGTGCTAGCCAGGAATTTGATAGATGAGGATGGCACTAACCACTGGCCTGAAGGTCTGAAGTTCCTTATTGATTCAATCTACTCTAAAAATGTGGTTCTATGGGAAGTTGCACTTCACGTTTTCTGGCACTTTCCTGGGATTTTTGGGAACCAAGAGCGGCATGATTTGGATATCATCAAACGGTTGTTGGACCAATGTATTCAAGATCAAGAACATCCAGCAATTAGGACATTATCCGCTAGAGCTGCGGCTGCATTTGTACTTGCTAACGAAAATAATATTGCTCTTTTCAAAGACTTTGCAGACTTGCTTCCTGGAATCTTACAGGCTGTGAATGACTCATGCTACCAGGATGATGATTCAGTGCTAGAATCCCTTGTTGAGATTGCAGATACAGTACCTAAGTACTTGGGTCCTTATTTAGAAGATACTCTGCAGTTGAGTCTCAAGTTATGTGGAGACTCTCGACTTAGTAATCTGCAACGCCAGCTGGGTCTTGAAGTAATAGTGACCTTGTCTGAAACTGCAACCCCAATGTtgaaaaaacatacaaatattaTTGCACAGGCAGTTCCTCAAATATTAGCAATGATGGTTGACCTACAAGATGATGAGGACTGGGTAAATGCTGATGAAATGGAAGAAGATGATTTTGACAGCAATGCAGTTGCTGCTGAGAGTGCACTAGACAGACTGGCTTGTGGGCTTGGTGGAAAACTTGTTTTACCAATGACTAAGGAACACATCATGCAGATGCTTCAGAGCCCTGACTGGAAATACCGACATGCTGGATTAATGGCCTTATCTGCCATTGGAGAAGGATGCCATCAGCAAATGGAATCAATTTTAGATGAAACAGTTAactctgttttgctttttcttcagGATCCTCATCCAAGGGTGAGGGCTGCAGCCTGTACTACACTGGGACAGATGGCTACAGATTTTGCGCCTAACTTCCAAAAGAAATTCCATGAAACAGTGATTGCAGCTCTATTGCGTACCATGGAAAATCAAGGTAATCAGCGTGTGCAATCACATGCAGCTTCTgcacttattatttttattgaagactGCCCCAAATCATTGCTAGTTCTATATTTGGATAGTATGGTGAGAAATATACATTCCATTTTGGTGATTAAACTTCAAGAGTTGATTCGGAATGGAACTAAGTTGGCCTTGGAACAGCTTGTGATAACCATTGCATCAGTTGCAGATACAATAGAAGAAAAATTTGTTCCATATTATGATATATTTATGCCTTCACTTAAGCACATTGTTGAGCTTGCTGTTCAAAAGGAACTAAAGCTTCTGAAAGGAAAAACTATTGAATGCATTAGCCATGTTGGTCTTGCTGTTGGGAAGGAAAAATTCATGCAAGATGCATCTAATGTGATGCAGCTGTTACTGAAGACACAATCAGACTTAAATAATATGGAAGATGATGACCCTCAGACCTCTTACATGGTTTCAGCATGGGCTAGAATGTGTAAAATTCTTGGAAATGATTTTCAACAGTACCTGCCACTGGTTATGGAGCCTCTTATTAAGACTGCTTCAGCTAAACCTGATGTTGCTCTCTTAGACACACAAGATGTGGAGAATATGAGTGATGATGATGGTTGGCAATTTGTAAATCTTGGAGACCAGCAAAGTTTTGGAATTAAAACTTCAGGACTTGAAGCAAAAGCAACTGCTTGCCAGATGTTGGTTTACTATGCTAAGGAGTTAAGGGAAGGATTTGTGGAGTATATAGAACAAGTGGTAAAGCTAATGGTTCCTTTACTGAAATTTTATTTCCATGATAATGTTCGAGTAGCAGCAGCAGAGTCCATGCCTTTTCTCCTGGAATGTGCAAGAATTCGTGGCCCAGAGTATCTTGCACAGATGTGGCAATTCATATGTGATCCTTTAATCAAGGCTATTGGGACTGAACCTGATACAGATGTACTCTCAGAAATAATGAATTCTTTTGCAAAGTCCATTGAAGTAATGGGAGATGGATGCCTTAATGATGAACACTTGGAAGAACTAGGAGAAATCTTAAAAGCAAAACTCGAAGGGCACTTTAAGAACCAAGAATTGAGACAGGTTAAAAGACAGGAAGAAAACTATGACCAACAGGTTGAAATGTCTTTGCAGGATGAGGATGAATGTGATGTTTATATTCTTACCAAAGTATCAGATATTTTGCACTCATTATTTAGTACttacaaggaaaatattttaccATGGTTTGAACAGCTGCTTCCATTAATTGTGAATCTAATTTGTTCTAATAGGCCATGGCCAGACAGACAGTGGGGATTGTGTATATTTGATGATATCATAGAGCACTGCAGTCCAACCTCATTTAAATATGTAGAATATTTTCGGTGGCCAATGCTACTAAATATGCGAGATAACAACCCTGAAGTCAGGCAAGCTGCCGCTTATGGTCTGGGTGTTATGGCACAGTTTGGTGGAGATGATTATCGTTCCCTGTGTTCAGAAGCTGTTCCACTGCTGGTTAAAGTTATTAAGTGTGCAAattccaaaaccaaaaaaaatgtcATCGCTACAGAAAACTGTATCTCAGCAGTAGGGAAGATTTTGAAGTTTAAGCCTAATTGTGTAAATGTAGACGAAGTTCTTCCACACTGGTTATCATGGCTTCCACTGCATGAGGATAAAGAGGAAGCTACTCAGACTTTGAGTTTTCTTTGTGACTTAATTGAAACTAATCACCCAGTTGTACTTGGTGCAAATAATTCCAATCTTCCAAAAATAATCAGTATAATTGcagaaggaaaaattaatgaGACTATTAACTCTGAAGATCCTTGTGCCAAACGCCTAGCTAATGTTGTGCGTCAGGTACAGACTTCTGAAGAATTATGGTTGGAATGCATATCCCAACTTGAT